Proteins from one Homalodisca vitripennis isolate AUS2020 chromosome 3, UT_GWSS_2.1, whole genome shotgun sequence genomic window:
- the LOC124357735 gene encoding insulin-like peptide receptor, with protein MKGHISVQPILFLVLLAMSGRVTSENSSKVTTLSPTTATDLTTNTTTTTTSPLHKICSDDIDIRNHVSLFRKLKNCGVVDGYLQIVLIEHANDTDFEDLSFPDLREITKYLLFYRVSGLRSIGKLFPNLALIRGNALFEDYAFIIFDMFHLEEVGLSRLSEISRGAVRIEKNPNLCFLDTINWQLIAKWDLEKNYVSTRQQPADCPTSTVCRQAGCPLDLCWNSDFCQIPNNNTYNNCDSQCLGGCYGPGPKACHSCRNYLTLGNECVQTCPNNTYLLLNRRCVSKEYCFKLKDSSNELTKNLHYVIFNGSCIANCPPAYEMTTDKESCKKCPEGKCKKTCPGFNIVSISGAQNLRGCTFINGSLEISIRKGKHQTIAHELEESFKLIEGIRGCLKVSRSFPLVNLKFLRSLETIHGETDLLENGKYSLIILDNQNLQELWDIKSTFRIKNGRLFFHYNPKLCHHYIETLIARSNVTNITSYEIDQESNGDKFACNTTRVDLIFTEITSKSVLINIVLPNSTIPRPSLHRFAVHFTESESTNLTVFQEEPNECVESRWRVRDIILESGQYISTIQTHLQPYTQYAFYVKTYSVHSTMGESPIYYVRTRPSKPSEMTLTLAYSNESSTIVLQWEPPRHPNGLLSDYIVTGFLQKDDRALLDQRDYCKHPLEEEPPEDLPLDILTNIENETESCCYKNQITYRPKGEFGTLCDNSRQGLLPIDLSQEDSSITCNKYFYESIYESSLIMDNPKTLKNDTSTAAKNKFQKRDKSTKSQVHAEEDKLKTAGKQFPNAHWKEDLSFSEMARNDSNGYVINNLHHFSKYTVMVRVCRERFMDEKIDYENRCSKHEIVTVRTLKKDDADIIDSNGISHEVTNEDGNIVMISWEEPEDPNGIIVSFQIEHRRSDLQNAKAITECLTHENYIKNGKKYYLRGLHPGKYVYRLRTVSLAGPGTFTDLFEFEIESSKHGYYYTLIILITVVILLAGTGGFYYIMVRKQPTMDLDKLLASAGSEHTLSSPPDVEDSWEIERENIQIVKEIGKGSFGKVYEGVLHPEKVPCAVKTVTDTDHTSAFWNEITVMKRAAGVPHIVQLLGIISRASPPVVVMELLALGDLKSFLRSTRAAPPLKPTLLRMAAQVADAMVFMEMNRFVHRDLAARNCMVHEDHTVKVGDFGLTRDVYTTDYYKKSDNELLPIRWMAPESLRDGVFTSRSDVWSYGVVLWEIATLAEQPYQGMSNEQVLIDVIDGKTLVPPESCSQLFKTTMTLCWSKNPALRPSFRRVMTKLEKNIDAMFKCTSYYHTTVVAGESSDDIIVCESDEPQVSLIF; from the exons atgaaaggCCATATATCTGTGCAACCGATCTTGTTCCTGGTGCTGTTGGCAATGTCAGGAAGGGTGACGAGTGAAAATTCTTCTAAAGTTACGACCCTTTCTCCAACAACAGCTACTGACCTCACCACCAACACTACCACCACCACCACTTCGCCCCTCCACAAAATCTGCTCAGACGACATTGACATCCGCAATCACGTGTCTCTCTTCAGGAAACTGAAGAACTGTGGCGTCGTCGACGGTTATCTCCAG ATTGTACTGATTGAACACGCAAACGATACCGACTTCGAAGACCTATCGTTCCCAGACTTGCGTGAGATCACCAAGTATCTGCTCTTCTATCGTGTCTCGGGACTGCGCAGTATTGGAAAACTGTTTCCCAACTTGGCGTTGATCCGTGGCAACGCCCTGTTCGAGGACTACGCCTTCATCATCTTCGATATGTTCCACCTAGAGGAGGTCGGCCTCAGCAGACTCTCAGAGATATCGCGTGGTGCAGTCCGCATCGAGAAGAATCCAA ATCTGTGTTTCTTGGATACAATAAACTGGCAGCTGATAGCCAAATGGGATTTGGAAAAGAACTACGTCTCTACCCGTCAGCAACCGGCGGATTGCCCCACCTCTACTGTCTGCCGCCAGGCTGGCTGTCCTCTGGATTTATGCTGGAACAGTGACTTTTGTCAG ATCCCGAATAATAACACCTATAATAACTGTGACTCCCAGTGCCTGGGGGGCTGCTATGGTCCTGGTCCCAAGGCTTGTCATTCCTGTCGCAACTACCTCACACTTGGCAATGAGTGCGTTCAAACCTGTCCGAACAATAC GTATCTCCTCCTGAACCGCCGATGTGTCAGTAAGGAGTATTGCTTTAAATTGAAAGACAGCAGTAATGAACTCACAAAGAACCTTCACTATGTGATATTCAATGGTTCCTGTATTGCAAATTGCCCCCCTGCCTATGAAATGACAACTGACAAGGAAAGCTGTAAAAAATGTCCAGAAGGTAAATGTAAAAAGACCTGTCCAGGATTCAATATTGTCAGCATCAGTGGAGCACAGAACCTTAGAGGCTGTACTTTCATTAATGGCTCATTAGAAATCTCTATTAGAAAGGGAAAACATCAAACAATAGCGCATGAGCTGGAGGAAAGTTTTAAGTTGATAGAGGGAATCAGAGGGTGTTTGAAAGTATCCAGAAGTTTTCCTTTAGTGAATCTTAAGTTTTTAAGAAGTTTAGAGACTATTCATGGAGAAACAGACTTATTGGAAAACGGCAAATATTCTTTGATCATCTTAGATAATCAAAATCTACAGGAATTATGGGACATAAAAAGTACGTTCAGAATTAAGAACGGTAGACTGTTTTTTCATTATAACCCAAAATTGTGCCACCATTATATTGAAACACTGATTGCTCGATCAAATGTTACAAATATCACCAGTTATGAAATCGACCAAGAGTCGAATGGAGATAAGTTTGCTTGCAATACAACCCGAGTGGACTTGatatttactgaaataacttCAAAATCCGTTTTGATCAATATCGTATTGCCTAATTCAACAATTCCTCGACCCAGCCTGCACCGATTTGCTGTGCATTTCACTGAATCAGAAAGCACAAATTTGACAGTGTTCCAGGAGGAACCCAATGAGTGTGTAGAAAGTAGGTGGAGAGTTCGAGATATTATACTGGAATCTGGACAATACATATCTACTATACAGACTCATCTGCAGCCATATACTCAATATGCCTTCTATGTAAAAACTTACTCGGTTCATAGCACTATGGGAGAGAGCCCCATCTACTATGTTCGCACCAGGCCCTCCAAGCCATCTGAAATGACACTGACTCTTGCATACTCCAATGAGAGTTCCACCATCGTTCTACAGTGGGAACCGCCTCGACATCCCAATGGTCTCCTCTCAGATTATATAGTGACAGGCTTCTTGCAGAAAGATGACCGAGCACTGTTGGACCAGCGAGACTACTGCAAGCACCCTCTGGAAGAAGAACCTCCAGAAGATCTGCCACTAGACATCCTTACAAATATAGAGAATGAAACAGAGAGTTGCTGCTACAAGAACCAGATAACCTACAGACCCAAGGGCGAGTTTGGTACTTTATGTGATAATTCCAGACAGGGACTTCTACCCATAGATTTATCTCAGGAGGACAGTAGCATCacctgtaataaatatttttacgaaaGTATCTATGAAAGTTCTTTGATTATGGACAACCCTAAGACACTAAAGAATGATACGAGTACAGCTGCaaagaataaatttcaaaaaagggACAAATCCACTAAAAGCCAAGTACATGCGGAAGAAGACAAACTAAAAACGGCTGGTAAACAGTTTCCAAATGCTCACTGGAAAGAGGATTTAAGTTTTAGTGAGATGGCAAGGAATGACTCAAATGGTTATGTAATCAATAACCTTCATCATTTTTCTAAGTATACTGTGATGGTAAGAGTTTGTAGAGAAAGATTCATGGATGAAAAGATTGATTATGAGAACAGATGCAGTAAGCATGAAATAGTAACCGTTCGCACACTCAAGAAAGATGACGCCGACATAATTGACAGCAATGGAATAAGTCATGAAGTAACAAATGAGGATGGCAACATAGTTATGATCTCATGGGAAGAACCTGAAGATCCAAATGGAATAATTGTATCATTTCAAATAGAACATAGGCGAAGTGACTTACAGAATGCCAAAGCAATTACTGAATGTCTAActcatgaaaattatattaaaaatggtaaaaaatactATCTAAGGGGTCTACATCCAGGAAAGTATGTTTATAGATTGAGAACAGTGTCTCTAGCTGGTCCTGGCACATTTACTGATCTATTTGAGTTTGAAATAGAATCAAGTAAACATGGTTACTAttacactttaataattttaattacagttgtAATTTTATTAGCAGGAACCGGTGGTTTCTATTACATAATGGTTAGAAAACAACCAACAATGGATTTGGACAAATTATTGGCATCTGCTGGTTCTGAGCACACCTTATCGTCACCACCAGACGTAGAGGACTCTTGGGAAATTGAAAGAGAAAATATTCAGATCGTCAAAGAGATTGGAAAAGGATCATTTGGGAAGGTTTATGAAGGTGTTCTTCATCCAGAAAAGGTACCTTGTGCTGTAAAAACTGTGACTGATACTGATCATACTTCAGCTTTCTGGAACGAGATTACAGTAATGAAGCGAGCGGCAGGAGTTCCCCACATTGTACAGCTACTGGGGATAATTTCCCGGGCCAGTCCTCCAGTCGTTGTGATGGAACTTCTGGCTCTGGGCGACCTTAAGTCCTTTCTCAGGTCTACCAGAGCAGCACCACCTTTGAAACCCACTCTTTTGCGGATGGCTGCACAAGTCGCTGACGCAATGGTTTTCATGGAGATGAATAGATTTGTGCATCGTGACTTAGCCGCAAGGAATTGCATGGTGCACGAGGATCATACAGTGAAAGTTGGTGATTTTGGTCTGACCAGGGACGTGTATACAACtgactattataaaaaaagtgaCAATGAACTGCTACCAATACGATGGATGGCACCTGAGAGTTTACGAGATGGCGTGTTCACAAGTCGGTCGGATGTTTGGAGCTACGGGGTGGTATTATGGGAGATAGCCACCCTAGCCGAGCAGCCGTACCAGGGCATGAGCAATGAACAAGTTCTGATAGACGTTATTGACGGAAAAACACTAGTCCCCCCCGAGtcctgctcacaattgtttaagACGACAATGACTCTCTGCTGGAGCAAGAACCCTGCTCTCCGGCCGAGCTTCCGTCGGGTGATGACAAAGTTAGAAAAAAACATTGATGCAATGTTCAAGTGTACATCATACTATCATACAACCGTCGTTGCTGGTGAGAGTAGTGATGATATAATAGTCTGTGAATCTGATGAGCCACAAGTGTCACttatattttga